One region of Polypterus senegalus isolate Bchr_013 chromosome 11, ASM1683550v1, whole genome shotgun sequence genomic DNA includes:
- the LOC120538626 gene encoding uncharacterized protein LOC120538626, producing MVVLQQIGEMLLNVRYQESQKYVKVTETDGTYDYQQFNQAVIDKFGLPPDAEIVYKDSSGTEVDEDIFGDFLQKGDEILLRACLKDDSSDLCCSEASFSSASTVTLTESTCQSVEDFPSKKMRCDDKEEAKSMVYATLNGKPGGDKIFHEYEKTKSLSDSTRRQLVNILVADMVEVHGRVPPQSVHIKYAQGIVALFPYLEDPFSKNGYEHFYDPASGSGYLAWRLKTVQRNTTINSKSGKQAPESSGGPQVEWRPVTSGRQLTGDECCEAISILNHSSDEIVVREKMKATFEY from the exons ATGGTGGTACTGCAGCAAATCGGTG AAATGCTTTTGAATGTGCGATACCAAGAAAGCCAGAAGTATGTGAAGGTGACTGAGACTGACGGGACTTACGATTATCAGCAGTTCAATCAAGCAG TCATAGATAAATTTGGCTTGCCACCTGATGCTGAAATAGTTTACAAGGATTCATCAGGGACAGAAGTTGATGAGGATATTTTTGGTGATTTTCTGCAAAAAGGAGACGAGATTTTGTTGAGAGCTTGTTTGAAGGATG ATTCTTCAGATTTATGTTGCTCAGAGGCATCATTCTCCTCTGCTTCAACTGTGACCCTTACTGAAAGTACTTGTCAGAGTGTGGAAGATTTCCCAAGCAAGAAAATGAGATGTGATGATAAGGAAGAAGCAAAAAGT ATGGTTTATGCTACCCTGAACGGTAAACCAGGCGGTGACAAGATTTTTCATGAATATGAGAAAACTAAGAGCTTGTCAGATAGCACCAGGAGACAGCTAGTGAATATTCTTGTTGCTGACATGGTTGAGGTGCATGG aCGAGTACCCCCTCAGAGTGTGCACATCAAATATGCTCAAGGAATTGTGGCTTTGTTTCCATATCTAGAGGATCCTTTCTCAAAAAATGGATAT GAACATTTCTATGATCCAGCAAGTGGAAGTGGCTATCTTGCTTGGCGTTTGAAAACTGTTCAACGCAACACAACCATAAACTCAAAAAGTGGCAAACAAGCTCCAGAATCAAGTGGTGGTCCACAGGTTGAGTGGAGACCTGTTACTTCTGGACGGCAACTCACTGGTGATGAGTGTTGTGAGGCAATATCTATCCTAAACCATTCATCAGATGAGATTGTTGTGAGGGAGAAAATGAAGGCCACTTTTGAATACTGA